In one window of Haloterrigena salifodinae DNA:
- a CDS encoding class I SAM-dependent methyltransferase — protein MTNDADRKRDVATTFGNATDGYLDSAVFEEGADLERLVDWTAGATRALDVATGAGHVASAVAERDVTRVVAADLSPEMVATATSEYDGLEGAVTDAERLPFATDSFDAVTCRFAAHHFPDPESFLAEVKRVLAPDGVLAFEDLAVPDDSELADYVNRIERLRDPGHAETYSPAQWRNWLEAAGLTLDAAHETSRRLEVDAWLERMDVPDDRRREIRSLLSNVPAELEDTFDFRCADDGERLESYRTGVVLLRARA, from the coding sequence GTGACGAACGACGCCGACAGAAAGCGCGACGTTGCGACGACCTTCGGGAACGCAACGGACGGCTATCTAGACAGCGCCGTCTTCGAGGAGGGCGCCGACCTCGAGCGACTCGTCGACTGGACAGCGGGCGCAACGCGGGCACTCGACGTAGCTACTGGTGCGGGCCACGTCGCCAGTGCCGTCGCCGAACGGGACGTCACGCGGGTCGTCGCGGCGGACCTCTCCCCCGAGATGGTCGCGACGGCGACGAGCGAGTACGACGGCCTCGAGGGGGCTGTCACCGACGCCGAACGTCTCCCCTTCGCGACGGATTCGTTTGACGCGGTCACCTGCCGCTTTGCCGCCCATCACTTTCCGGACCCCGAGTCGTTCCTCGCGGAGGTCAAGCGCGTGCTGGCGCCGGACGGCGTCCTCGCCTTCGAGGACCTCGCGGTTCCTGACGATTCGGAACTCGCTGATTACGTCAACCGGATCGAGCGACTCCGCGATCCCGGCCACGCCGAGACCTACTCCCCGGCGCAGTGGCGCAACTGGCTCGAGGCCGCGGGGCTGACCCTCGACGCGGCCCACGAGACGAGCCGACGGCTCGAGGTCGACGCGTGGCTCGAGCGGATGGACGTGCCCGACGACCGTCGACGGGAGATCAGGTCGCTGCTGTCGAACGTGCCGGCCGAACTCGAGGACACGTTCGACTTCCGGTGCGCCGACGACGGCGAGCGGTTGGAATCGTACCGCACCGGCGTCGTGCTGCTTCGGGCGCGGGCCTGA
- the thsA gene encoding thermosome subunit alpha, with amino-acid sequence MGNQPLIVLSEESQRTSGKDAQSMNIQAGKAVAESVRTTLGPKGMDKMLVDSTGNVIVTNDGVTLLSEMEIDHPAADMIVEVAETQEDEVGDGTTSAVVVAGELLSQAEELLDQDIHATTLAQGYRQAAEEATEALEEIAIDVAEDDDEILEQIAATAMTGKGAESARDLLSRLVVEAVQAVADDDGVDTDNIKVEKVVGGSIEESELVEGVIIDKERVSDSMPYFAEDADVAIIDGDLEIKETEIDAEVNVTDPDQLEQFLEQEEAQLQEMAEKVAEAGADVVFVDGGIDDMAQHYLAQEGIIAVRRVKASDQSQLARATGATPVSSVDDLSEDDLGFAGSVAQKEIAGDQRIFVEDVDDAKAVTLILRGGTDHVIDEVDRAIEDSLGVVRTTLEDGKVVAGGGAPEVDLSLSLRDYADSVGGREQLAVEAFADALEVIPRTLAENAGLDPIDSLVELRADHDGGETSSGLDAYTGDTIDMAEEGVYEPLRVKTQAIESATEAAVMLLRIDDVIAAGDLAVADDDDDEDMPAGGPGGMGGGMGGMGGGMGGMM; translated from the coding sequence ATGGGTAACCAGCCCCTTATCGTTCTCTCGGAGGAAAGCCAGCGTACCTCCGGAAAAGACGCGCAGTCGATGAACATTCAGGCCGGGAAAGCCGTCGCCGAGTCCGTACGGACCACGCTGGGTCCGAAGGGGATGGACAAGATGCTCGTCGACTCGACGGGCAACGTCATCGTCACGAACGACGGTGTCACCCTGCTGTCGGAGATGGAGATCGACCACCCGGCGGCCGACATGATCGTCGAAGTCGCCGAGACGCAGGAGGACGAGGTCGGCGACGGTACCACCTCCGCCGTCGTCGTCGCTGGCGAACTCCTCAGCCAGGCCGAGGAGCTCCTCGACCAGGACATCCACGCAACCACCCTCGCCCAGGGGTACCGACAGGCCGCCGAAGAGGCCACTGAAGCCCTCGAAGAGATCGCCATCGACGTCGCCGAGGACGACGACGAAATTCTCGAGCAGATCGCCGCCACGGCGATGACCGGGAAGGGCGCAGAGAGCGCCCGCGACCTGCTGTCCCGACTCGTCGTCGAGGCCGTCCAGGCCGTCGCGGACGACGACGGCGTCGACACGGACAACATTAAAGTCGAGAAAGTCGTCGGCGGTTCCATCGAGGAGTCCGAGCTCGTCGAAGGCGTCATCATTGACAAGGAGCGCGTCTCCGACAGCATGCCGTACTTCGCCGAGGACGCCGATGTCGCGATCATCGACGGCGACCTCGAGATCAAGGAGACCGAGATCGACGCCGAGGTCAACGTCACCGACCCCGACCAGCTCGAGCAGTTCTTAGAGCAGGAGGAGGCCCAGCTTCAGGAGATGGCCGAGAAAGTCGCCGAGGCCGGCGCCGACGTCGTCTTCGTCGACGGCGGCATCGACGACATGGCCCAGCACTACCTCGCCCAGGAAGGCATCATCGCCGTCCGCCGCGTCAAAGCGAGCGACCAGTCCCAGCTCGCCCGCGCGACCGGCGCCACGCCCGTCTCTTCCGTCGACGACCTCTCCGAGGACGACCTCGGCTTCGCCGGGAGCGTCGCCCAGAAGGAGATCGCCGGCGACCAGCGCATCTTCGTCGAGGACGTCGACGACGCCAAGGCCGTCACCCTCATCCTCCGCGGCGGCACCGACCACGTCATCGACGAGGTCGACCGCGCCATCGAGGACTCCCTCGGCGTCGTGCGAACGACCCTCGAGGACGGCAAGGTCGTCGCCGGCGGCGGCGCCCCCGAAGTCGACCTCTCGCTCTCGCTGCGCGACTACGCCGACTCCGTCGGCGGCCGCGAGCAGCTCGCTGTCGAAGCCTTCGCGGACGCCCTCGAGGTCATCCCGCGCACGCTGGCCGAGAACGCCGGCCTCGATCCCATCGACTCGCTGGTCGAGCTGCGCGCCGACCACGACGGCGGCGAGACCAGCTCCGGTCTCGACGCCTACACGGGCGACACCATCGACATGGCCGAGGAAGGCGTCTACGAGCCGCTGCGCGTGAAGACCCAGGCCATCGAGTCCGCCACCGAGGCGGCCGTCATGCTGCTGCGCATCGACGACGTCATCGCCGCCGGTGACCTCGCGGTCGCCGACGACGACGATGACGAAGACATGCCCGCCGGCGGCCCCGGCGGCATGGGCGGCGGCATGGGCGGTATGGGCGGCGGCATGGGCGGCATGATGTAA
- a CDS encoding sensor histidine kinase has translation MSDPDPLSDIDAVEAVLADESPTTRDGLLVALASNRSRSTAEIAALTGLSSDAVEQWVEALDVEGPPAERDDGGDGDDGDDGGAGRSRFEVVDAAVRSLVKSETIDGITEPVTDVANEFFGTTAVAVYRYDGLRSELVPEIVTPAADARFETEPIAEGGDPWWSAFRSDDPTAVASTELVVPSETLGIVRLGGLNADAVDEIDVRTFRPIATAAIGAIERRRRIRTLEDDRAELKGKNEDLQDFANIVSHDLRNPLSVAEGYLDLAVETGDEEYVQEVEDAHERIDRIIEHTLTLARQGQGIDDAEPVNLELIARRAWRTVETPDATLNVADSMTFDADPDRLRQLFENLFRNAVEHGSTDPDTQDDDSEPGETDDELVVTVGTLEEGNGFFVADDGPGIPASERSRIFERGYTDSDDGTGFGLHIVREIVDAHRWSISVTDSDSGGARFEIDGV, from the coding sequence ATGTCCGATCCCGATCCGCTGTCGGACATCGATGCCGTCGAGGCCGTACTGGCCGACGAGTCGCCGACGACCCGCGACGGGTTGCTGGTGGCGCTGGCGTCGAACCGGAGCCGTTCGACGGCGGAGATCGCCGCACTTACCGGACTCTCGAGCGACGCCGTCGAGCAGTGGGTCGAGGCGCTCGACGTCGAGGGTCCGCCGGCGGAGAGGGACGACGGTGGCGACGGTGACGACGGTGACGACGGTGGGGCCGGTCGATCCCGGTTCGAGGTCGTCGACGCGGCCGTCCGATCGTTGGTCAAGTCGGAAACGATCGACGGGATCACGGAGCCGGTGACCGACGTCGCGAACGAATTCTTCGGAACGACCGCGGTCGCCGTCTACCGGTACGACGGTCTCCGATCGGAACTCGTACCCGAGATTGTCACGCCCGCGGCCGACGCCCGCTTCGAGACCGAACCGATCGCCGAAGGGGGAGATCCGTGGTGGTCGGCGTTCCGATCCGACGACCCGACCGCCGTGGCGTCGACCGAGCTCGTCGTCCCATCCGAGACGCTGGGGATCGTCCGCCTCGGCGGTCTCAACGCCGACGCGGTAGACGAGATTGACGTCCGAACGTTCCGACCGATCGCGACGGCGGCCATCGGCGCAATCGAGCGCCGCCGCCGAATCCGGACCCTCGAGGACGACCGCGCCGAACTCAAGGGAAAGAACGAGGACCTCCAGGACTTCGCGAACATCGTCTCCCACGACCTGCGGAACCCGCTGTCCGTCGCCGAGGGCTATCTCGATCTAGCCGTCGAGACCGGCGACGAGGAGTACGTCCAGGAGGTCGAGGACGCCCACGAGCGCATCGATCGAATCATCGAACACACGCTGACGCTGGCCCGGCAGGGACAGGGGATCGACGACGCCGAGCCCGTCAATCTCGAGTTGATTGCGCGACGGGCCTGGAGAACCGTCGAAACGCCGGACGCGACGCTCAACGTCGCCGACTCGATGACGTTCGACGCCGATCCGGACCGGCTCCGACAGCTGTTCGAGAACCTGTTTCGAAATGCCGTCGAACACGGTTCCACAGACCCAGACACACAGGACGACGACAGCGAACCCGGCGAGACCGACGACGAACTCGTCGTCACCGTCGGAACGCTCGAGGAAGGAAACGGGTTTTTCGTCGCCGACGACGGTCCCGGTATCCCGGCTTCGGAGCGGTCCCGAATCTTCGAGCGGGGGTACACCGACAGCGACGACGGGACCGGCTTCGGGCTTCATATCGTCCGCGAGATCGTCGACGCCCACCGCTGGAGCATCTCCGTGACTGACAGCGATTCCGGCGGCGCCCGATTCGAGATCGACGGGGTGTGA
- a CDS encoding YqjF family protein: MTDHNNRQTRRRIRPRTDPFRWDFADGSTPTAPHVASMTWRDGSFVNWPVDADALRPHVPDQLTLETRDGDAWLSVLPFVLTKVGIRGAPPFTRTAVAELNVRTYVRYRGDPGLFFFSIDVGSPLIAAIVGRTTRLPVYHAHMRVSADSGDVLFSSTRSQTAAGARPRFDEDAPRARFDATYRPDGDVFRPEPDTLAHWLVERRRLYAAEDRGVLTGEIAHERWPLRPGEVTINENTMFEVNDLPEPTGDPVVYYCDELPMTGSIPRRLREE, from the coding sequence ATGACGGATCACAACAACAGACAGACACGACGCCGAATACGACCGCGAACTGATCCCTTTCGGTGGGACTTCGCCGACGGCTCGACCCCGACCGCGCCACACGTCGCCTCGATGACGTGGCGCGATGGGTCGTTCGTCAACTGGCCCGTCGACGCCGACGCCCTCCGTCCGCACGTTCCCGACCAACTGACGCTCGAGACGCGAGACGGCGACGCCTGGCTCAGCGTGTTGCCGTTCGTGCTCACGAAGGTTGGAATACGCGGCGCGCCGCCGTTTACCAGAACGGCCGTCGCCGAACTCAACGTCCGGACGTACGTCCGGTACCGCGGCGACCCGGGCCTGTTCTTCTTCAGTATCGACGTCGGGAGCCCGTTGATCGCCGCGATCGTCGGCCGAACGACGCGGCTTCCGGTCTATCACGCGCACATGCGAGTCAGCGCCGACAGCGGCGACGTCCTCTTCTCGAGTACGCGGAGCCAGACCGCGGCCGGCGCGCGGCCGCGGTTTGACGAGGACGCGCCGCGGGCTCGCTTCGACGCGACGTATCGCCCCGACGGCGACGTCTTTCGTCCCGAACCGGACACGCTCGCCCACTGGCTCGTCGAACGCCGTCGATTGTACGCCGCCGAAGACAGGGGGGTCCTGACCGGCGAAATCGCCCACGAGCGGTGGCCCCTTCGGCCCGGCGAAGTGACGATCAACGAAAACACCATGTTCGAGGTCAACGACCTGCCGGAGCCGACCGGCGATCCGGTCGTCTACTACTGCGACGAACTCCCGATGACAGGGTCGATTCCGCGGCGACTCCGTGAGGAGTGA
- a CDS encoding ornithine cyclodeaminase family protein, translating into MNTLLLDSEDVDEYAALGDVIDAVEQAFAAFERGDTQMPAKSYIDLPRYNGDFRSMPAYLDTGDWDAAGLKWVNVHPDNPADHDLPTVLGTMIYSDPETAFPLAIMDGTTLTMKRTGAAAAVATDHLAVEDASSLGIVGAGVQSYTQLRAISEVRSIEEVVIADQDEDRVRRFVETFEDEFDVRAGSISEAGHCDILSTVTPVESPIVGLADVGEDTHINAIGADAAGKHELSDDLLLDATIVIDDHEQCTHSGEINVPYGEGTLTDDDIHAEIGEVVVGAKEGRTDGTGITVFDSTGLAIQDVAAAHVVYDRASDAGKGLSFDLVGAGDAAQ; encoded by the coding sequence ATGAACACGCTTCTGTTGGACAGCGAGGACGTCGACGAATACGCCGCGCTCGGCGACGTCATCGACGCCGTCGAGCAGGCCTTCGCGGCCTTCGAGCGCGGAGACACCCAGATGCCCGCGAAGTCCTATATCGACCTCCCACGGTACAACGGCGACTTCCGGTCGATGCCCGCCTATCTCGATACGGGCGACTGGGACGCCGCCGGGCTGAAGTGGGTCAACGTCCACCCCGACAACCCCGCGGACCACGACCTGCCGACGGTCCTGGGAACGATGATCTACTCCGATCCCGAGACCGCCTTCCCGTTGGCGATCATGGACGGGACGACGCTCACGATGAAGCGGACGGGGGCCGCCGCGGCCGTCGCGACCGACCACCTCGCCGTCGAGGACGCCTCGAGTCTCGGCATCGTCGGCGCCGGCGTCCAGTCGTACACGCAACTGCGGGCGATCAGCGAAGTGCGGTCGATCGAAGAGGTCGTCATCGCGGATCAGGACGAGGACCGCGTCCGGCGGTTCGTCGAGACCTTCGAGGACGAGTTCGACGTCCGCGCTGGCTCGATTTCCGAGGCCGGCCACTGCGACATCCTCTCGACGGTGACGCCCGTGGAGAGTCCCATCGTCGGCCTCGCGGACGTCGGCGAGGACACCCACATTAACGCCATCGGCGCCGACGCCGCGGGGAAACACGAACTGAGCGACGACCTCCTGCTCGACGCGACGATCGTCATCGACGACCACGAGCAGTGTACCCACTCCGGCGAAATCAACGTCCCCTACGGCGAGGGCACCCTGACCGACGACGACATTCACGCCGAAATCGGCGAGGTCGTCGTCGGCGCGAAGGAGGGGCGGACCGACGGGACCGGGATCACCGTTTTCGATTCGACGGGACTGGCCATCCAGGACGTCGCGGCGGCCCACGTCGTCTACGACCGCGCAAGCGACGCGGGGAAGGGGCTGTCCTTCGATCTCGTCGGCGCCGGAGACGCCGCGCAGTAG
- a CDS encoding sugar porter family MFS transporter, producing the protein MTATSTGGSVDERNPFVYVVAALAALNGLLFGFDTGVISGAMLYIRETFELATIFGYSMNPSLVEGVIVSGAMIGAIVGAAFGGRLADRLGRRRLILVGAVVFFVGSLIMAVAPTVEVLILGRIVDGIGVGFASVVGPLYISEISPPKIRGSLVSLNQLTITSGILIAYLVNYALSEGGQWRWMLGLGMVPAAILFAGMLFMPESPRWLYERGREDDARDVLSRTRTESQVAGELREIKKNIQTESGTLRDLLQAWVRPMLVVGIGLAVFQQVTGINTVMYYAPTILESTGFTDNVSILATVGIGAVNVAMTVVAVLLMDRLGRRPLLLSGLGGMTVMLAILGAVFYLPGLSGGLGLLATGSLMLYVAFFAIGLGPVFWLMISEIYPMEIRGTAMGVVTVLNWAANLIVSLTFLRLVDVFGQSGTFWLYGVLTLFALVFCYQLVPETKGRSLEEIEADLRETAFGTDVEDAGPHPAETDD; encoded by the coding sequence ATGACTGCAACATCGACCGGCGGTTCGGTCGACGAACGAAATCCGTTCGTCTACGTCGTCGCGGCGCTGGCCGCGCTCAACGGCTTATTGTTCGGTTTCGATACGGGCGTCATTTCCGGTGCGATGCTCTACATCCGGGAGACGTTCGAACTGGCAACGATATTCGGCTACTCGATGAACCCCTCGCTCGTCGAAGGGGTCATCGTCAGCGGTGCGATGATCGGTGCGATCGTCGGCGCCGCGTTCGGCGGCCGACTAGCCGACCGACTCGGTCGTCGGCGCCTCATCCTGGTCGGCGCCGTCGTCTTCTTCGTCGGGTCGCTCATCATGGCCGTCGCGCCGACGGTCGAGGTGCTCATCCTCGGTCGCATCGTCGACGGGATCGGCGTCGGCTTTGCGTCCGTCGTCGGGCCGCTGTACATCTCGGAGATTTCGCCTCCGAAGATCCGCGGCTCGCTGGTTTCGCTGAACCAGTTGACGATCACGAGCGGGATCCTCATCGCCTACCTCGTGAACTACGCGCTCTCCGAGGGCGGCCAGTGGCGCTGGATGCTCGGCCTCGGGATGGTCCCCGCGGCGATCCTGTTCGCCGGCATGCTCTTCATGCCCGAGAGTCCCAGATGGCTCTACGAGCGGGGTCGCGAAGACGACGCCCGCGACGTGCTCTCCCGCACGCGCACCGAGAGTCAGGTGGCTGGCGAACTTCGCGAGATCAAAAAGAACATCCAGACCGAGTCTGGAACCCTCCGCGACCTGCTTCAGGCGTGGGTACGCCCGATGCTCGTCGTGGGGATCGGACTGGCAGTGTTCCAGCAGGTCACCGGCATCAACACGGTGATGTACTACGCGCCGACGATCCTCGAGTCGACCGGCTTCACGGATAACGTCTCGATCCTCGCGACCGTCGGCATCGGCGCCGTCAACGTCGCGATGACCGTCGTCGCGGTCCTGTTGATGGACCGACTCGGTCGGCGACCGCTGTTGCTCTCGGGGCTGGGCGGCATGACCGTCATGCTCGCGATCCTCGGTGCCGTGTTCTACTTACCCGGACTCTCCGGGGGACTCGGCTTGCTCGCGACCGGGAGCCTGATGCTGTACGTCGCCTTCTTCGCGATCGGGCTCGGTCCCGTGTTCTGGCTCATGATATCGGAGATCTACCCGATGGAGATCCGCGGGACGGCGATGGGCGTCGTCACGGTCTTAAACTGGGCCGCGAACCTGATCGTCTCGCTGACGTTCCTCCGACTCGTCGACGTCTTCGGCCAGTCCGGCACGTTCTGGCTGTACGGCGTGCTGACGCTGTTCGCGCTCGTCTTCTGCTACCAACTCGTCCCCGAAACGAAGGGACGGTCGCTCGAGGAGATCGAGGCCGACCTGCGGGAGACGGCGTTCGGAACCGACGTCGAGGACGCCGGGCCGCACCCCGCTGAGACGGACGACTGA